A genomic window from Phyllopteryx taeniolatus isolate TA_2022b chromosome 2, UOR_Ptae_1.2, whole genome shotgun sequence includes:
- the LOC133466619 gene encoding uncharacterized protein LOC133466619, whose amino-acid sequence MLQRRVNQDSTTTSRAFRNSRRISSTPGTLPLGDLNPRDGKVRLREPRLCSLMGRRVGGIEEVFGVFSPPAHNVPSRGQLCPIPTIHSVDGALLPPPETPDGGPEFPRSRPEVFLHGLTELLSRPWFCFSDHQSCIPLGQPVPISCLSSHCTRPLWPLPQVVSPGEGGPTLPFRAAPMGPGPATRCSPSSPTSRPGSRGVPW is encoded by the exons atgttgcagaggcgtgttaaccaggacagcaccacaacatccagagcctttaggaactccaggcgaatctcatccacccccgggaccttgccactcggtgacctcaaccccagagatgggaaagtccgcctcagagaacccagactctgctccctcatgggaaggcgtgtcggtggaattgaggaggtcttcggaGTATTCTCCCcgccggctcacaacgtcccgagtcgaggtcagctgtgccccatccccactatacacagtgttgatggtgcactgcttccccctcctgagacgccggatggtggaccagaatttcctcgaagccgtccggaagtctttctccatggcctcaccgaactcctctcaCGCCCGtggttttgcttcagcgaccaccaaagctgcattccgcttggccagccggtacccatcagttgcCTCAG ctcgcactgcacccgacccctatggcccctcccacaggtggtgagcccaggagaagggggacccacgttaccgtTTCGGGCTGCGCCCATGGGTCCAGGCCccgccaccaggtgctcgccttcgagccccacctccaggcctggctccagaggggtgccctggtga